Proteins from a genomic interval of Pogoniulus pusillus isolate bPogPus1 chromosome 42, bPogPus1.pri, whole genome shotgun sequence:
- the TACC1 gene encoding transforming acidic coiled-coil-containing protein 1 isoform X1, translating to MAFSAWLSPVQWARWTWSAVRGGGSPEGEDGGTGEDPAAEGTALSFSSDSEGNFDTPEAQTPTCSPVKEFCQPLPGLPGPQLGIKEPSGHGDLLVGDAQQESSPGEHPKDGSQLEIGAPEASSDSKGDTDPEGWSLTQPQAGSQAPAVLGSGAGAGCAALPAAEPALVPHAGTAAPEQVMPGEEAADFGTGLAQPKADALAREALPSQGQLGKGKNSSLERKTEESTEEEPPVPQASQQIDPESANPSVSGGCRLQSSPPASPRRLPHPGGSSGELGADPEPKEQVPKAELDCSESCESAEPRRATPRKGSRIPASKLTPKRHRESPKKSTEDTERGPTEPPPPRGSPRLGAALRDSPGPGPYGGSSALPESPTLPRGSYQFDPNNFDSVDPFKPTKTLASADSCPAADNNLNEILESQTLEVQEELGEGKGSPKKPKSRLITTTEQVKFLCFLLSGCKVKPYETQSLVLDVCAQDEGALISEIPDVASRDGHATDEEKLASTTSMQKPAGLEKKGEAEEELEYFECSNVPVPAVKNSSEAGFEKEISKQMLEKDGPGIYPGNPGLCSVDKSPVAITSRSESPLDSICLSEAEKTAVLTLIREEIITKEIEANEWKKKYEESRQEVLEMRKIVAEYEKTIAQMIEDEHRTNMTSQKNLQQLTMEKDQALADLNSVERSLSDLFRRYENLKGVLEGFKKNEEALKKCAQDYLTRVKQEEQRYQALKVHAEEKLDKANEEIAQVRTKAKAESAALHAGLRKEQMKVESLERALQQKNQEIEELTKICDELIAKLGKAD from the exons CTCGGACTCGGAAGGTAACTTTGACACCCCCGAAGCACAAACGCCGACCTGCTCGCCAGTAAAGGAGTTCTGCCAGCCGCTGCCAGGACTGCCAGGGCCTCAGCTGGGCATCAAAG AACCCAGTGGCCATGGGGACCTGCTGGTAGGGGATGCCCAGCAGGAAAGCTCACCTGGGGAGCACCCCAAAGATGGATCTCAACTGGAGATCGGAGCCCCTGAAGCCAGCTCGGATTCCAAAGGGGACACCGACCCTGAAGGCTGGTCCTTGACACAGCCACAGGCTGGAAGCCaggctccagctgtgctgggcagcggggctggtgctggctgtgccGCCCTGCCCgctgcagagccagccctgGTGCCCCATGCAGGCACAGCCGCCCCGGAGCAGGTCATGCCAGGAGAGGAAGCGGCGGACTTCGGGACGGGGCTGGCGCAGCCGAAGGCTGATGCCCTGGCACGGGAAGCTTTGCCCAGCCAGGGCCAGCTCGGGAAAGGAAAAAACTCTTCGCtggagaggaaaacagaagaaagcaCAGAGGAGGAGCCCCCGGTGCCCCAAGCGTCCCAACAGATCGACCCTGAGAGCGCGAACCCCTCTGTGTCAGGGGGCTGCCGGCTGCAGAGCTCCCCCCCGGCATCCCCACGCCGCCTCCCCCACCCCGGGGGCAGCTCCGGTGAGCTGGGGGCGGACCCGGAGCCCAAGGAACAGGTCCCCAAAGCCGAGCTCGACTGTTCGGAGAGCTGCGAGAGCGCCGAGCCCAGGAGAGCGACGCCCAGGAAGGGCAGCAGGATCCCGGCCAGCAAACTGACGCCCAAGAGACACCGAGAGTCCCCCAAGAAATCAACCGAGGACACAGAGAGGGGTCCCACGGAGCCACCCCCTCCCCGGGGCTCCCCCCGGCTGGGTGCTGCGCTCCGGGACAGCCCAGGTCCCGGCCCCTACGGGGGCAGCTCGGCGCTGCCAGAGTCGCCGACGCTCCCCAGGGGTTCCTACCAGTTCGACCCCAATAACTTTGACTCCGTGGATCCCTTTAAGCCCACCAAGACCCTGGCCAGTGCTGACTCCTGCCCCGCGGCTGATAACAACCTGAACGAGATCCTGGAGTCTCAGACActggaggtgcaggaggagctgggggagggcaaAGGCTCCCCGAAGAAGCCCAAGTCACGGCTGATAAC GACCACTGAGCAAGTGAAatttctctgttttctgtt gAGTGGCTGCAAGGTGAAGCCCTACGAGACGCAGTCGCTGGTCCTGGATGTTTGTGCTCAG GATGAAGGAGCACTGATCTCAGAGATCCCAGATGTTGCCAGTCGGGATGGACATGCCACTGATGAGGAGAAGttggcctccaccacctccatgcaGAAACCAGCTGGGCTGGAGAAGAagggtgaggcagaggaggagctggagtaCTTCGAGTGCTCAAATGTTCCTGTGCCAGCAGTGAAGAACAGCTCAGAGGCAG GCTTTGAGAAGGAGATCTCCAAGCAGATGCTGGAAAAGGATGGGCCTGGCATCTACCCT ggcaacccagggctgtgctccgtGGACAAATCCCCAGTGGCCATCACCAGCAGGAGTGAGAGTCCCCTGGACAGCATCTGCCTCAGCGAGGCCGAGAAGACAGCGGTGCTGACACTCATCAGAGAGGAG ATCATCACCAAGGAGATCGAAGCCAACGAGTGGAAGAAGAAGTACGAAGAGAGCCGCCAGGAAGTGCTGGAGATGAG GAAAATCGTGGCTGAGTACGAGAAGACAATAGCCCAGATGATAG AGGATGAGCACAGGACGAATATGACATCCCAGAagaacctgcagcagctcacgATGGAGAAGGACCAGGCTCTGGCAGACCTCAACTCGGTGGAGAGGTCCCTGTCAGATCTCTTCAGGAGATATGAAAACCTGAAGGGTGTCCTCGAAGGCTTCAAGAAG aACGAAGAAGCTCTGAAGAAGTGTGCTCAAGATTATCTGACCCGGGTCAAGCAAGAGGAGCAGCGGTACCAGGCCCTCAAAGTCCATGCAGAAGAAAAACTAGACAA AGCCAACGAGGAGATCGCTCAGGTGCGCACCAAGGCCAAGGCGGAGAGCGCGGCGCTGCACGCGGGGCTGCGCAAGGAGCAGATGAAGGTCGAGTCCCTGGAGAGAGCCCTCCAGCAGAAg AACCAGGAGATCGAGGAGCTGACCAAGATCTGCGACGAGCTGATCGccaagctggggaaggcagaCTGA
- the TACC1 gene encoding transforming acidic coiled-coil-containing protein 1 isoform X2 codes for MAFSAWLSPVQWARWTWSAVRGGGSPEGEDGGTGEDPAAEGTALSFSSDSEGNFDTPEAQTPTCSPVKEFCQPLPGLPGPQLGIKEPSGHGDLLVGDAQQESSPGEHPKDGSQLEIGAPEASSDSKGDTDPEGWSLTQPQAGSQAPAVLGSGAGAGCAALPAAEPALVPHAGTAAPEQVMPGEEAADFGTGLAQPKADALAREALPSQGQLGKGKNSSLERKTEESTEEEPPVPQASQQIDPESANPSVSGGCRLQSSPPASPRRLPHPGGSSGELGADPEPKEQVPKAELDCSESCESAEPRRATPRKGSRIPASKLTPKRHRESPKKSTEDTERGPTEPPPPRGSPRLGAALRDSPGPGPYGGSSALPESPTLPRGSYQFDPNNFDSVDPFKPTKTLASADSCPAADNNLNEILESQTLEVQEELGEGKGSPKKPKSRLITSGCKVKPYETQSLVLDVCAQDEGALISEIPDVASRDGHATDEEKLASTTSMQKPAGLEKKGEAEEELEYFECSNVPVPAVKNSSEAGFEKEISKQMLEKDGPGIYPGNPGLCSVDKSPVAITSRSESPLDSICLSEAEKTAVLTLIREEIITKEIEANEWKKKYEESRQEVLEMRKIVAEYEKTIAQMIEDEHRTNMTSQKNLQQLTMEKDQALADLNSVERSLSDLFRRYENLKGVLEGFKKNEEALKKCAQDYLTRVKQEEQRYQALKVHAEEKLDKANEEIAQVRTKAKAESAALHAGLRKEQMKVESLERALQQKNQEIEELTKICDELIAKLGKAD; via the exons CTCGGACTCGGAAGGTAACTTTGACACCCCCGAAGCACAAACGCCGACCTGCTCGCCAGTAAAGGAGTTCTGCCAGCCGCTGCCAGGACTGCCAGGGCCTCAGCTGGGCATCAAAG AACCCAGTGGCCATGGGGACCTGCTGGTAGGGGATGCCCAGCAGGAAAGCTCACCTGGGGAGCACCCCAAAGATGGATCTCAACTGGAGATCGGAGCCCCTGAAGCCAGCTCGGATTCCAAAGGGGACACCGACCCTGAAGGCTGGTCCTTGACACAGCCACAGGCTGGAAGCCaggctccagctgtgctgggcagcggggctggtgctggctgtgccGCCCTGCCCgctgcagagccagccctgGTGCCCCATGCAGGCACAGCCGCCCCGGAGCAGGTCATGCCAGGAGAGGAAGCGGCGGACTTCGGGACGGGGCTGGCGCAGCCGAAGGCTGATGCCCTGGCACGGGAAGCTTTGCCCAGCCAGGGCCAGCTCGGGAAAGGAAAAAACTCTTCGCtggagaggaaaacagaagaaagcaCAGAGGAGGAGCCCCCGGTGCCCCAAGCGTCCCAACAGATCGACCCTGAGAGCGCGAACCCCTCTGTGTCAGGGGGCTGCCGGCTGCAGAGCTCCCCCCCGGCATCCCCACGCCGCCTCCCCCACCCCGGGGGCAGCTCCGGTGAGCTGGGGGCGGACCCGGAGCCCAAGGAACAGGTCCCCAAAGCCGAGCTCGACTGTTCGGAGAGCTGCGAGAGCGCCGAGCCCAGGAGAGCGACGCCCAGGAAGGGCAGCAGGATCCCGGCCAGCAAACTGACGCCCAAGAGACACCGAGAGTCCCCCAAGAAATCAACCGAGGACACAGAGAGGGGTCCCACGGAGCCACCCCCTCCCCGGGGCTCCCCCCGGCTGGGTGCTGCGCTCCGGGACAGCCCAGGTCCCGGCCCCTACGGGGGCAGCTCGGCGCTGCCAGAGTCGCCGACGCTCCCCAGGGGTTCCTACCAGTTCGACCCCAATAACTTTGACTCCGTGGATCCCTTTAAGCCCACCAAGACCCTGGCCAGTGCTGACTCCTGCCCCGCGGCTGATAACAACCTGAACGAGATCCTGGAGTCTCAGACActggaggtgcaggaggagctgggggagggcaaAGGCTCCCCGAAGAAGCCCAAGTCACGGCTGATAAC gAGTGGCTGCAAGGTGAAGCCCTACGAGACGCAGTCGCTGGTCCTGGATGTTTGTGCTCAG GATGAAGGAGCACTGATCTCAGAGATCCCAGATGTTGCCAGTCGGGATGGACATGCCACTGATGAGGAGAAGttggcctccaccacctccatgcaGAAACCAGCTGGGCTGGAGAAGAagggtgaggcagaggaggagctggagtaCTTCGAGTGCTCAAATGTTCCTGTGCCAGCAGTGAAGAACAGCTCAGAGGCAG GCTTTGAGAAGGAGATCTCCAAGCAGATGCTGGAAAAGGATGGGCCTGGCATCTACCCT ggcaacccagggctgtgctccgtGGACAAATCCCCAGTGGCCATCACCAGCAGGAGTGAGAGTCCCCTGGACAGCATCTGCCTCAGCGAGGCCGAGAAGACAGCGGTGCTGACACTCATCAGAGAGGAG ATCATCACCAAGGAGATCGAAGCCAACGAGTGGAAGAAGAAGTACGAAGAGAGCCGCCAGGAAGTGCTGGAGATGAG GAAAATCGTGGCTGAGTACGAGAAGACAATAGCCCAGATGATAG AGGATGAGCACAGGACGAATATGACATCCCAGAagaacctgcagcagctcacgATGGAGAAGGACCAGGCTCTGGCAGACCTCAACTCGGTGGAGAGGTCCCTGTCAGATCTCTTCAGGAGATATGAAAACCTGAAGGGTGTCCTCGAAGGCTTCAAGAAG aACGAAGAAGCTCTGAAGAAGTGTGCTCAAGATTATCTGACCCGGGTCAAGCAAGAGGAGCAGCGGTACCAGGCCCTCAAAGTCCATGCAGAAGAAAAACTAGACAA AGCCAACGAGGAGATCGCTCAGGTGCGCACCAAGGCCAAGGCGGAGAGCGCGGCGCTGCACGCGGGGCTGCGCAAGGAGCAGATGAAGGTCGAGTCCCTGGAGAGAGCCCTCCAGCAGAAg AACCAGGAGATCGAGGAGCTGACCAAGATCTGCGACGAGCTGATCGccaagctggggaaggcagaCTGA